One segment of Coffea arabica cultivar ET-39 chromosome 7c, Coffea Arabica ET-39 HiFi, whole genome shotgun sequence DNA contains the following:
- the LOC140010794 gene encoding outer envelope protein 80, chloroplastic-like isoform X1: MPRNDDVRFTSCSIKLPPLGHNSSITFFSKLQFTSQFLINSLMKPQKPLNFNFNLKKKSITNFFTNFPKPPNLLSSFRFHPPLKSSLLCSASLALSDGGNAESDLSGSTNQTVLKSPSQTQITSRDEERVLISEVWVRNKDGDELERKDLESEAKNALKASRPNSALTVRDVQEDVHRIIASGYFASCMPVAVDTRDGIRLVFQVEPNQEFQGLVCEGANVLPSKFIEDAFRDGYGKVVNIRRLDDVINSINGWYMERGLFGMVSGIEILSGGIIRLQVSEAEVNNMTIRFLDRTGEPTVGKTRPETILRQLTTKKGQVYSMLQGKRDVDTLLTMGIMEDVSIIPQPAGDSNKIDLTLNIVERKSGGGISAGGGISSGITSGPLAGLIGSCAIYHKNLFGKNQKLNVSLERGQIDSIFRINYTDPWIEGDDTRTSRSIMIQNSRTPGTLVHGNQPDSNSFTIGRVTAGIEYSRPFRPKWNGTLGLIFQRAGAHDDKGNPVIRDFYSSPLTASGNTHDDMLLAKLETVYTGSGDPGSSMFAFNMDQGIPVWPEWLVFNRVNARARKGLVLGPACLRLSLSGGHVVGNFPPHEAFAIGGTNSVRGYEEGAVGSGRSCAIGCGEVSFPLTGPVEGVIFADYGTDLGSGSIVPGDPAGARLKPGSGYGYGLGIRVDSPLGPLRLEYAFNDQRTGRFHFGVGLRN; the protein is encoded by the exons ATGCCAAGAAACGATGACGTCCGCTTCACTTCTTGCTCTATCAAGCTTCCACCACTTGGTCACAATTCCTCTATCACTTTCTTCTCAAAGCTCCAATTCACCTCTCAGTTCTTGATCAATTCTCTAATGAAACCCCAAAAGCCTCTCAATTTCAACTTTAACCTCAAAAAGAAGTCCATCACCAATTTCTTTACTAATTTCCCTAAACCCCCGAATTTGCTTAGTTCCTTCCGCTTTCACCCTCCTTTGAAGTCCTCCCTCCTCTGCTCTGCTTCTCTTGCACTTTCTGATGGTGGTAATGCCGAGTCTGACTTGAGTGGGTCCACGAATCAGACAGTGCTGAAGAGTCCGAGCCAGACTCAGATTACAAGTCGTGATGAAGAGAGGGTTTTGATAAGTGAAGTGTGGGTGAGGAACAAAGATGGAGATGAACTCgaaaggaaggatttggagagTGAGGCCAAAAATGCTTTGAAGGCTTCCCGACCGAATTCAGCATTGACCGTTCGTGATGTTCAGGAGGATGTTCATCGGATAATTGCTAGTGGATATTTTGCCTCTTGCATGCCGGTTGCAGTCGATACCCGGGATGGCATTCGACTGGTGTTTCAG GTAGAACCAAACCAAGAGTTCCAGGGGTTGGTGTGCGAAGGAGCTAATGTTCTTCCATCAAAGTTTATAGAGGATGCCTTTCGTGATGGATATG GAAAAGTGGTTAACATCAGGCGGCTGGATGATGTTATAAACTCCATTAATGGTTGGTATATGGAGAGGGGTCTTTTTGGCATG GTATCAGGTATAGAGATTCTCTCTGGTGGCATTATTAGGTTACAGGTTTCAGAAGCTGAGGTCAACAATATGACAATACGTTTTCTTGACAGGAC TGGAGAGCCAACTGTTGGCAAAACAAGGCCTGAAACAATACTACGCCAACTTACCACAAAGAAGGGACAG GTGTACAGTATGCTTCAGGGGAAAAGAGATGTGGATACCCTGCTAACCATGGGTATTATGGAAGATGTTAGTATAATTCCTCAGCCTGCTGGAG ACAGTAACAAGATTGATTTGACATTGAATATCGTAGAGCGCAAAAGTGGAGGGGGGATCTCAGCTGGTGGTGGAATTTCGAGTGG GATAACAAGTGGCCCTCTAGCTGGACTGATAGGAAG CTGTGcaatttaccacaaaaatctATTCGGGAAAAACCAAAAGCTTAATGTGTCATTGGAGAGGGGGCAAATTGACTCAATATTCAGAATTAACTATACAGACCCATGGATTGAAGGAGATGATACAAGGACCTCAAGGTCAATCATGATCCAG AATTCAAGAACCCCTGGTACACTTGTTCATGGGAACCAACCCGATAGTAATAGCTTTACGATCGGGCGTGTAACAGCTGGAATTGAATACAGCCGGCCATTCAGGCCAAAGTGGAATGGAACTCTGGGACTTATTTTTCAG CGTGCTGGTGCTCATGATGACAAAGGCAATCCTGTTATAAGGGATTTCTATAGCAGCCCACTTACAGCAAG TGGCAATACCCATGATGACATGCTACTAGCTAAACTTGAGACTGTTTATACTGGTTCTGGAGACCCAGGTTCTTCAATG TTTGCTTTTAACATGGATCAGGGAATTCCTGTTTGGCCAGAATGGCTAGTTTTCAACAGAGTGAATGCTCGTGCGAGGAAGGGATTGGTGCTTGGTCCTGCTTGCCTTCGTTTAAG TTTGTCTGGTGGACATGTTGTGGGAAATTTTCCACCTCATGAAGCATTTGCAATTGGTGGCACCAATAGTGTGCGGGGTTATGAAGAAGGAGCTGTTGGATCAGGTCGGTCTTGTGCAATTGGTTGTGGAGAAGTTTCATTCCCTCTG ACAGGGCCAGTTGAAGGGGTCATATTTGCTGATTATGGAACTGATCTTGGATCTGGATCTATTGTGCCAG GTGATCCTGCTGGTGCAAGGCTAAAGCCCGGCAGTGGATATGGCTATGGGCTTGGCATCCGTGTGGATTCTCCTCTGGGGCCTTTAAGACTTGAATATGCATTTAATGACCAACGTACAGGGAGGTTTCACTTTGGGGTTGGCTTGCGGAACTAA
- the LOC140010794 gene encoding outer envelope protein 80, chloroplastic-like isoform X2, translated as MPRNDDVRFTSCSIKLPPLGHNSSITFFSKLQFTSQFLINSLMKPQKPLNFNFNLKKKSITNFFTNFPKPPNLLSSFRFHPPLKSSLLCSASLALSDGGNAESDLSGSTNQTVLKSPSQTQITSRDEERVLISEVWVRNKDGDELERKDLESEAKNALKASRPNSALTVRDVQEDVHRIIASGYFASCMPVAVDTRDGIRLVFQVEPNQEFQGLVCEGANVLPSKFIEDAFRDGYGKVVNIRRLDDVINSINGWYMERGLFGMVYSMLQGKRDVDTLLTMGIMEDVSIIPQPAGDSNKIDLTLNIVERKSGGGISAGGGISSGITSGPLAGLIGSCAIYHKNLFGKNQKLNVSLERGQIDSIFRINYTDPWIEGDDTRTSRSIMIQNSRTPGTLVHGNQPDSNSFTIGRVTAGIEYSRPFRPKWNGTLGLIFQRAGAHDDKGNPVIRDFYSSPLTASGNTHDDMLLAKLETVYTGSGDPGSSMFAFNMDQGIPVWPEWLVFNRVNARARKGLVLGPACLRLSLSGGHVVGNFPPHEAFAIGGTNSVRGYEEGAVGSGRSCAIGCGEVSFPLTGPVEGVIFADYGTDLGSGSIVPGDPAGARLKPGSGYGYGLGIRVDSPLGPLRLEYAFNDQRTGRFHFGVGLRN; from the exons ATGCCAAGAAACGATGACGTCCGCTTCACTTCTTGCTCTATCAAGCTTCCACCACTTGGTCACAATTCCTCTATCACTTTCTTCTCAAAGCTCCAATTCACCTCTCAGTTCTTGATCAATTCTCTAATGAAACCCCAAAAGCCTCTCAATTTCAACTTTAACCTCAAAAAGAAGTCCATCACCAATTTCTTTACTAATTTCCCTAAACCCCCGAATTTGCTTAGTTCCTTCCGCTTTCACCCTCCTTTGAAGTCCTCCCTCCTCTGCTCTGCTTCTCTTGCACTTTCTGATGGTGGTAATGCCGAGTCTGACTTGAGTGGGTCCACGAATCAGACAGTGCTGAAGAGTCCGAGCCAGACTCAGATTACAAGTCGTGATGAAGAGAGGGTTTTGATAAGTGAAGTGTGGGTGAGGAACAAAGATGGAGATGAACTCgaaaggaaggatttggagagTGAGGCCAAAAATGCTTTGAAGGCTTCCCGACCGAATTCAGCATTGACCGTTCGTGATGTTCAGGAGGATGTTCATCGGATAATTGCTAGTGGATATTTTGCCTCTTGCATGCCGGTTGCAGTCGATACCCGGGATGGCATTCGACTGGTGTTTCAG GTAGAACCAAACCAAGAGTTCCAGGGGTTGGTGTGCGAAGGAGCTAATGTTCTTCCATCAAAGTTTATAGAGGATGCCTTTCGTGATGGATATG GAAAAGTGGTTAACATCAGGCGGCTGGATGATGTTATAAACTCCATTAATGGTTGGTATATGGAGAGGGGTCTTTTTGGCATG GTGTACAGTATGCTTCAGGGGAAAAGAGATGTGGATACCCTGCTAACCATGGGTATTATGGAAGATGTTAGTATAATTCCTCAGCCTGCTGGAG ACAGTAACAAGATTGATTTGACATTGAATATCGTAGAGCGCAAAAGTGGAGGGGGGATCTCAGCTGGTGGTGGAATTTCGAGTGG GATAACAAGTGGCCCTCTAGCTGGACTGATAGGAAG CTGTGcaatttaccacaaaaatctATTCGGGAAAAACCAAAAGCTTAATGTGTCATTGGAGAGGGGGCAAATTGACTCAATATTCAGAATTAACTATACAGACCCATGGATTGAAGGAGATGATACAAGGACCTCAAGGTCAATCATGATCCAG AATTCAAGAACCCCTGGTACACTTGTTCATGGGAACCAACCCGATAGTAATAGCTTTACGATCGGGCGTGTAACAGCTGGAATTGAATACAGCCGGCCATTCAGGCCAAAGTGGAATGGAACTCTGGGACTTATTTTTCAG CGTGCTGGTGCTCATGATGACAAAGGCAATCCTGTTATAAGGGATTTCTATAGCAGCCCACTTACAGCAAG TGGCAATACCCATGATGACATGCTACTAGCTAAACTTGAGACTGTTTATACTGGTTCTGGAGACCCAGGTTCTTCAATG TTTGCTTTTAACATGGATCAGGGAATTCCTGTTTGGCCAGAATGGCTAGTTTTCAACAGAGTGAATGCTCGTGCGAGGAAGGGATTGGTGCTTGGTCCTGCTTGCCTTCGTTTAAG TTTGTCTGGTGGACATGTTGTGGGAAATTTTCCACCTCATGAAGCATTTGCAATTGGTGGCACCAATAGTGTGCGGGGTTATGAAGAAGGAGCTGTTGGATCAGGTCGGTCTTGTGCAATTGGTTGTGGAGAAGTTTCATTCCCTCTG ACAGGGCCAGTTGAAGGGGTCATATTTGCTGATTATGGAACTGATCTTGGATCTGGATCTATTGTGCCAG GTGATCCTGCTGGTGCAAGGCTAAAGCCCGGCAGTGGATATGGCTATGGGCTTGGCATCCGTGTGGATTCTCCTCTGGGGCCTTTAAGACTTGAATATGCATTTAATGACCAACGTACAGGGAGGTTTCACTTTGGGGTTGGCTTGCGGAACTAA
- the LOC140010794 gene encoding outer envelope protein 80, chloroplastic-like isoform X3 — protein MERGLFGMVSGIEILSGGIIRLQVSEAEVNNMTIRFLDRTGEPTVGKTRPETILRQLTTKKGQVYSMLQGKRDVDTLLTMGIMEDVSIIPQPAGDSNKIDLTLNIVERKSGGGISAGGGISSGITSGPLAGLIGSCAIYHKNLFGKNQKLNVSLERGQIDSIFRINYTDPWIEGDDTRTSRSIMIQNSRTPGTLVHGNQPDSNSFTIGRVTAGIEYSRPFRPKWNGTLGLIFQRAGAHDDKGNPVIRDFYSSPLTASGNTHDDMLLAKLETVYTGSGDPGSSMFAFNMDQGIPVWPEWLVFNRVNARARKGLVLGPACLRLSLSGGHVVGNFPPHEAFAIGGTNSVRGYEEGAVGSGRSCAIGCGEVSFPLTGPVEGVIFADYGTDLGSGSIVPGDPAGARLKPGSGYGYGLGIRVDSPLGPLRLEYAFNDQRTGRFHFGVGLRN, from the exons ATGGAGAGGGGTCTTTTTGGCATG GTATCAGGTATAGAGATTCTCTCTGGTGGCATTATTAGGTTACAGGTTTCAGAAGCTGAGGTCAACAATATGACAATACGTTTTCTTGACAGGAC TGGAGAGCCAACTGTTGGCAAAACAAGGCCTGAAACAATACTACGCCAACTTACCACAAAGAAGGGACAG GTGTACAGTATGCTTCAGGGGAAAAGAGATGTGGATACCCTGCTAACCATGGGTATTATGGAAGATGTTAGTATAATTCCTCAGCCTGCTGGAG ACAGTAACAAGATTGATTTGACATTGAATATCGTAGAGCGCAAAAGTGGAGGGGGGATCTCAGCTGGTGGTGGAATTTCGAGTGG GATAACAAGTGGCCCTCTAGCTGGACTGATAGGAAG CTGTGcaatttaccacaaaaatctATTCGGGAAAAACCAAAAGCTTAATGTGTCATTGGAGAGGGGGCAAATTGACTCAATATTCAGAATTAACTATACAGACCCATGGATTGAAGGAGATGATACAAGGACCTCAAGGTCAATCATGATCCAG AATTCAAGAACCCCTGGTACACTTGTTCATGGGAACCAACCCGATAGTAATAGCTTTACGATCGGGCGTGTAACAGCTGGAATTGAATACAGCCGGCCATTCAGGCCAAAGTGGAATGGAACTCTGGGACTTATTTTTCAG CGTGCTGGTGCTCATGATGACAAAGGCAATCCTGTTATAAGGGATTTCTATAGCAGCCCACTTACAGCAAG TGGCAATACCCATGATGACATGCTACTAGCTAAACTTGAGACTGTTTATACTGGTTCTGGAGACCCAGGTTCTTCAATG TTTGCTTTTAACATGGATCAGGGAATTCCTGTTTGGCCAGAATGGCTAGTTTTCAACAGAGTGAATGCTCGTGCGAGGAAGGGATTGGTGCTTGGTCCTGCTTGCCTTCGTTTAAG TTTGTCTGGTGGACATGTTGTGGGAAATTTTCCACCTCATGAAGCATTTGCAATTGGTGGCACCAATAGTGTGCGGGGTTATGAAGAAGGAGCTGTTGGATCAGGTCGGTCTTGTGCAATTGGTTGTGGAGAAGTTTCATTCCCTCTG ACAGGGCCAGTTGAAGGGGTCATATTTGCTGATTATGGAACTGATCTTGGATCTGGATCTATTGTGCCAG GTGATCCTGCTGGTGCAAGGCTAAAGCCCGGCAGTGGATATGGCTATGGGCTTGGCATCCGTGTGGATTCTCCTCTGGGGCCTTTAAGACTTGAATATGCATTTAATGACCAACGTACAGGGAGGTTTCACTTTGGGGTTGGCTTGCGGAACTAA